In the Streptomyces formicae genome, one interval contains:
- a CDS encoding HAD family hydrolase, translated as MLGLVENHSLPRTAAFFDLDKTVIAKSSTLTFSKSFYQGGLINRRAVLRTAYAQFVFLAGGADHDQMERMREYLSALCRGWNVQQVKEIVAETLHDLIDPIIYDEAASLIEEHHTAGRDVVIVSTSGAEVVEPIGELLGADRVVATRMVVGDDGCFTGEVEYYAYGPTKAEAIKDLARSEGYDLDRCFAYSDSATDLPMLDSVGHPFAVNPDRALRKEALAREWPILDFHRPVRLKQRLPAPPRPALVAAAAVGAAAATAGLVWLATRRRAAAG; from the coding sequence ATGCTCGGGCTCGTGGAAAACCACTCCTTGCCTCGCACTGCCGCGTTCTTTGACCTGGACAAGACGGTCATTGCGAAGTCGAGCACGCTCACCTTCAGCAAGTCGTTCTACCAAGGCGGCCTGATCAACCGCAGGGCGGTACTGCGCACCGCGTACGCGCAGTTCGTCTTCCTCGCGGGCGGAGCCGACCACGACCAGATGGAGCGGATGCGCGAGTACCTGTCCGCGCTGTGCCGTGGATGGAACGTGCAACAGGTCAAGGAAATCGTCGCGGAGACCCTGCATGACCTGATCGACCCGATCATCTACGACGAGGCCGCGTCCCTCATCGAGGAGCACCACACCGCGGGCCGCGACGTCGTCATCGTCTCCACGTCGGGCGCCGAGGTCGTCGAGCCGATCGGTGAACTCCTCGGCGCGGACCGGGTGGTGGCGACCCGCATGGTGGTCGGCGACGACGGCTGCTTCACCGGCGAGGTGGAGTACTACGCGTACGGGCCCACCAAGGCCGAGGCGATCAAGGACCTCGCGCGGTCGGAGGGGTACGACCTCGACCGCTGCTTCGCCTACAGCGACTCGGCGACCGACCTGCCGATGCTCGACTCCGTAGGGCACCCCTTCGCGGTCAATCCGGACCGGGCGCTGCGCAAGGAGGCCCTCGCGCGCGAGTGGCCGATCCTCGACTTCCACCGGCCCGTGCGCCTGAAGCAGCGCCTGCCGGCGCCGCCGCGCCCCGCCCTGGTGGCGGCGGCCGCGGTCGGCGCCGCGGCGGCCACGGCGGGACTGGTGTGGCTCGCCACCCGCCGCCGCGCGGCCGCCGGTTGA